A single Epinephelus lanceolatus isolate andai-2023 chromosome 22, ASM4190304v1, whole genome shotgun sequence DNA region contains:
- the LOC117246173 gene encoding uncharacterized protein LOC117246173 isoform X2 has protein sequence MLRRESDSHGLFSSGETSDNDCEDTLLCEHCGKNRVIITRYSEGYGTEEECVLSDPQGESDADADIEDTDCRLQEPGSLQRISSRRRKRPRVARQDTTESEDDGGRSHRSHRWNLRLSPDRAHSRTILEESISQVRPLVICRPNMEKQKSPVELPQGPKRLMSLWPSSLSLPLILLLLLPLSLSLVIVIVSFLLPWASA, from the exons ATGCTGCGGAGGGAATCTGACTCCCACGGCCTCTTTTCCTCCGGAGAGACGTCTGACAATGACTGTGAG GACACACTGCTGTGTGAACACTGTGGAAAAAACAGGGTAATAATAACCAGGTACTCTGAAGGATACGGCACAGAG gaggagtgTGTACTGTCTGACCCTCAGGGGGAGAGCGATGCAGATGCTGATATAGAGGATACAGACTGCAG ACTCCAGGAGCCAGGTTCTCTCCAGCGAATCAGCTCCCGGAGACGCAAGCGTCCGCGGGTAGCGCGGCAAGACACCACGGAGAGCGAGGACGACGGCGGGCGAAGCCACAGATCACATCGCTGGAACCTCAGGCTCAGTCCTGACAGAGCACACAGCAGGACCATACTGGAG GAAAGCATATCACAGGTCAGGCCTCTGGTCATCTGCCGGCCAAACATGGAGAAACAAAAGAGTCCGGTGGAGCTGCCACAAGGCCCCAAACGTCTGATGTCTCTGTGGCCAtcttccctctctctgcctctcatcctcctccttttgctgcccctctccctctccctcgtCATTGTTATTGTGTCTTTCCTTTTACCGTGGGCCAGCGCTTGA
- the LOC117246173 gene encoding uncharacterized protein LOC117246173 isoform X1 has translation MLRRESDSHGLFSSGETSDNDCEMGASCGEVDVVCLCEAGPCTLYSEAHTPTPDTLLCEHCGKNRVIITRYSEGYGTEEECVLSDPQGESDADADIEDTDCRLQEPGSLQRISSRRRKRPRVARQDTTESEDDGGRSHRSHRWNLRLSPDRAHSRTILEESISQVRPLVICRPNMEKQKSPVELPQGPKRLMSLWPSSLSLPLILLLLLPLSLSLVIVIVSFLLPWASA, from the exons ATGCTGCGGAGGGAATCTGACTCCCACGGCCTCTTTTCCTCCGGAGAGACGTCTGACAATGACTGTGAG atGGGGGCGAGTTGTGGAGAGGTAGATGTAGTGTGTCTGTGCGAGGCCGGTCCCTGTACACTTTATTCAGAAGCACACACGCCTACGCCG GACACACTGCTGTGTGAACACTGTGGAAAAAACAGGGTAATAATAACCAGGTACTCTGAAGGATACGGCACAGAG gaggagtgTGTACTGTCTGACCCTCAGGGGGAGAGCGATGCAGATGCTGATATAGAGGATACAGACTGCAG ACTCCAGGAGCCAGGTTCTCTCCAGCGAATCAGCTCCCGGAGACGCAAGCGTCCGCGGGTAGCGCGGCAAGACACCACGGAGAGCGAGGACGACGGCGGGCGAAGCCACAGATCACATCGCTGGAACCTCAGGCTCAGTCCTGACAGAGCACACAGCAGGACCATACTGGAG GAAAGCATATCACAGGTCAGGCCTCTGGTCATCTGCCGGCCAAACATGGAGAAACAAAAGAGTCCGGTGGAGCTGCCACAAGGCCCCAAACGTCTGATGTCTCTGTGGCCAtcttccctctctctgcctctcatcctcctccttttgctgcccctctccctctccctcgtCATTGTTATTGTGTCTTTCCTTTTACCGTGGGCCAGCGCTTGA
- the LOC117246163 gene encoding FH1/FH2 domain-containing protein 1 yields MKESDQIKDIPLTWDFDQSWGSFLKPAARLCLNTLDFSDLWDEEDSTEDEATTASSDSSTCLGGPPAPPPLPPPLAPPLPLVSSKGAAIKCRTLKLHWRELPSLAPLPRMTRFGTQTIWARLEPVHLDTNRLEYLFETKGSSTTFNVASGKQKQTSVSVLGMKRSNIVTIAMSSLPPPRLLPPAIYSMDSSVLDREDVQRLQSLMPTEEELCLIKEAKAQNPHSTLAPAELCLLTLGEIPHLNTRLQLWAFALDYDSLEREIAEPLFHLKLAMEQLAASQTFRCILATVLAIGNFLNGCKARGFELSYLGKLSYVRDTHTRQPLLHHVCVLLLQLYPQSSDLYSDITAVTKAGKFDYSLVQSNLTQLEALCKASWEQLKILDKAEDKKKGGKLEKRRGGGNEALAPEGSIRHRLPQILKECEEKLKVLRAVNRRVINRFHSFLLFLGYSRAMVRDTKAEDFCKTISNFSLEYRTTRQVILMQREREKQRSGTESPGPNTPAARRKRQQTPTQENEEQCRLEEVLSTPDSTSRLDVTLPRNRRRMTDIKGPFSQKMKW; encoded by the exons ATGAAGGAATCAGACCAAATTAAGGATATCCCCCTGACCTGGGACTTTGACCAGTCCTGGGGTTCATTCCTCAAACCAGCTGCTCGTCTTTGCCTCAACACCTTGGACTTCTCAGACCTCTGGGACGAGGAAGACAGTACAGAGGACGAGGCAACCACTGCATCCAGTGACTCATCAACATGTCTCGGAGGCCCTCCAGcaccccctcctcttccccctccaCTTGCCCCACCTTTGCCCTTAGTCTCCAGTAAAGGTGCAGCTATCAAATGCCGCACCTTGAAGCTCCATTGGAGGGAACTGCCGAGTTTAGCTCCCCTTCCCAGGATGACCCGCTTCGGGACTCAGACTATTTGGGCCAGACTTGAGCCAGTCCATTTGGATACAAACCGGCTGGAGTACCTGTTTGAGACTAAGGGCAGTAGCACCACTTTTAATGTGGCTTCTGGGAAGCAG AAGCAGACGTCAGTCTCAGTGCTGGGGATGAAGCGGAGTAACATCGTAACCATCGCAATGAGCAGCCTGCCCCCTCCCCGCCTCCTCCCTCCTGCTATCTACAGCATGGACAGCAGTGTGTTGGACAGAGAGGACGTTCAG CGACTTCAATCACTAATGCCAACAGAGGAGGAACTGTGTCTGATCAAGGAGGCCAAGGCCCAGAACCCTCACTCCACTCTGGCCCCAGCCGAGCTCTGCCTGCTCACCTTGGGGGAGATCCCACATCTGAACACGAGGCTCCAACTGTGGGCCTTTGCTCTGGACTACGACTCCTTAGAGAGG GAAATTGCTGAGCCTCTCTTCCATCTGAAGTTGGCCATGGAACAGCTCGCAGCCAGCCAGACCTTTAGATGTATTCTAGCAACGGTGTTAGCGATTGGTAACTTTCTCAATGGATGTAAG GCCCGTGGTTTCGAGCTGAGTTACCTGGGGAAGCTGTCCTACGTGAGGGATACACACACTCGCCAGCCCCTGCTGCACCACgtctgtgtgctgctgctgcagctctacCCACAATCGTCTGACCTCTACTCTGACATCACTGCTGTAACTAAAGCTggcaag TTCGACTACTCCCTAGTCCAGTCCAACCTCACTCAGCTGGAGGCCCTGTGCAAAGCATCATGGGAGCAGCTAAAGATTTTGGACAAGGCAGAGGATAAGAAGAAAGGAGGAAAgttggagaagaggagaggaggaggaaatgagGCTTTGGCCCCAGAGGGCTCAATTCGTCACCGGCTGCCGCAGATTTTAAAAGAGTGCGAGGAGAAGCTGAAGGTCCTGAGAGCCGTTAATCGTCGGGTTATCAACAG GTTCCACTCTTTCCTCTTATTCCTAGGCTACTCCCGAGCCATGGTGAGAGACACCAAAGCAGAGGACTTCTGTAAAACCATCAGTAACTTTTCTCTGGAGTACAGGACCACGCGGCAGGTCATTCtcatgcagagagagagggaaaagcaGAGAAGTGGAACAGAAAGCCCCGGCCCTAACACTCCTGCTGCCAGGAGGAAACGCCAGCAAACCCCAACACAG gaaaatgaggagcagtgtaGGCTGGAGGAAGTGCTGTCAACACCTGACTCAACCTCGAGACTGGACGTCACTCTGCCTCGAAACCGCAGGAGGATGACTGACATCAAAG GTCCATTCTCACAGAAAATGAAGTGGTGA